A single region of the Arthrobacter sp. PAMC25564 genome encodes:
- a CDS encoding biotin carboxylase N-terminal domain-containing protein, producing the protein MRKVLIANRGEIAVRIARACDDAQLASVAVYADIDADALHVSAADEAFSLNGNAPADTYLNIPKLLAIAAVAGADAVHPGYGFLSENADFAQAVLAAGLTWIGPSPDAIRLLGNKITARDAALRAGAPLVAGSDGPVETAAEARAFAEQHGLPIAIKAAFGGGGRGMKVVRGLDEVEEAFDSAVREAVAAFGRGECFVERYLDRPRHVEAQVLADAHGNVVVVGTRDCSLQRRHQKLLEEAPAPFLTERQTRQIYDAAKAVCREAGYSGAGTVEFLVAADGTVAFLEVNTRLQVEHPITEETTGIDLVQEQFRIAAGEPLRFTEDPAPRGHSFEFRLNAEDVGRGFLPSPGTITGFSGPTGPGIRLDTGVRSGSFVAPQFDSLLAKLIVTGADRQQALRRARRALAEMSITGVATVLPFHRAVLESPDFTSETGLGIHTRWIETDFADSISIPADPGYGTTAPDGERRTITVEVDGRRLAVGLPAELLDGWARSGGAVPAGVPLHPASDGGAAAGAALGIEDLDPEELRADMAGTVVKWLVEPGAEVSAGDPVVVLEAMKMETQVSAHRDGTVTGVRAEAGGVVAAGAVLALIG; encoded by the coding sequence ATGCGCAAGGTCCTGATCGCCAACCGTGGCGAAATCGCGGTCCGGATAGCCCGGGCCTGTGACGACGCGCAGCTGGCGTCCGTCGCCGTGTACGCGGACATCGACGCCGACGCGCTGCACGTCTCCGCCGCGGATGAAGCCTTCAGCCTCAACGGGAACGCCCCGGCGGACACCTACCTGAACATCCCGAAGCTGCTCGCCATTGCCGCCGTAGCAGGGGCGGACGCCGTCCACCCCGGCTACGGTTTCCTCTCCGAGAACGCGGACTTCGCCCAGGCCGTCCTCGCCGCCGGGCTGACCTGGATCGGGCCGAGCCCGGACGCCATCCGCCTGCTCGGCAACAAGATCACCGCCCGCGACGCGGCCCTCCGGGCCGGCGCCCCGCTCGTGGCCGGGAGCGACGGCCCGGTGGAGACCGCCGCGGAGGCCCGGGCCTTCGCCGAACAGCATGGCCTGCCGATCGCCATCAAGGCGGCCTTCGGCGGAGGCGGCCGCGGCATGAAGGTGGTCCGCGGCCTGGACGAGGTCGAGGAAGCCTTCGACTCCGCGGTCCGCGAGGCCGTCGCCGCCTTCGGCCGGGGCGAATGCTTCGTTGAGCGCTACCTGGACCGCCCGCGCCACGTCGAGGCGCAGGTCCTGGCCGACGCGCACGGCAACGTCGTCGTCGTCGGAACCCGCGACTGCTCGCTCCAGCGCCGGCACCAGAAGCTCCTGGAGGAGGCCCCCGCACCGTTCCTGACGGAACGACAGACCCGCCAGATCTACGACGCCGCCAAAGCCGTCTGCCGGGAGGCGGGCTATTCCGGAGCCGGCACGGTGGAATTCCTCGTCGCGGCCGACGGCACCGTCGCGTTCCTTGAGGTGAACACCCGCCTGCAGGTGGAGCACCCCATCACCGAGGAGACCACCGGGATCGACCTCGTGCAGGAACAGTTCCGCATCGCCGCGGGGGAGCCGCTGCGCTTCACCGAAGACCCGGCGCCCCGCGGGCACTCTTTCGAATTCCGGCTCAACGCCGAGGACGTCGGCCGCGGCTTCCTCCCCTCGCCCGGGACCATCACCGGGTTCTCCGGCCCCACCGGCCCGGGAATCCGGCTCGACACGGGGGTCCGTTCGGGCTCCTTCGTGGCGCCGCAGTTCGATTCCCTCCTCGCGAAGCTCATTGTCACCGGCGCCGACCGCCAGCAGGCCCTGCGCCGGGCCCGCCGGGCACTGGCCGAGATGAGCATCACCGGGGTGGCGACCGTGCTGCCGTTCCACCGTGCGGTGCTCGAATCCCCGGACTTCACCTCCGAAACCGGCCTGGGCATCCACACCCGCTGGATCGAAACCGACTTCGCGGACAGTATCTCCATCCCGGCCGACCCGGGCTACGGCACCACGGCGCCCGACGGCGAACGCCGCACCATCACCGTCGAGGTGGACGGCCGCCGTCTCGCCGTCGGGCTTCCCGCTGAGCTGCTGGACGGCTGGGCACGCTCCGGCGGCGCTGTTCCGGCCGGGGTGCCGTTACATCCGGCGTCCGACGGCGGCGCTGCCGCAGGCGCCGCTTTGGGCATAGAGGACCTTGACCCGGAGGAGTTGCGCGCGGACATGGCCGGGACCGTGGTGAAGTGGCTCGTTGAGCCCGGCGCCGAGGTGTCCGCCGGCGATCCCGTCGTTGTGCTGGAAGCGATGAAGATGGAAACCCAGGTCTCCGCGCACCGCGACGGCACCGTCACGGGTGTCCGCGCGGAAGCCGGCGGCGTGGTTGCAGCGGGCGCGGTGCTCGCGCTGATCGGGTAA
- a CDS encoding IclR family transcriptional regulator: MAGGSREPGRTVTSKVLSILEAFEKSRGALSLTDIAEKSGLPLSTAHRLVTELADWGFLTRQPNGRYQLGIRLWELAQNTGRQLRDAARPYVQDLFSLTGETAHLAVRAGHEVLYIDRVYGSKRVPRAGRVGGRLPMHATAVGKVILAFEEDWVRDAYLNRQLERHTAHTHVDRKRLAAELAQIHEQGYATTLEEVRLGSCSIAVPVFHTGRIGASIGLVLPTNQAATMTRHLPVLKGIAAQIERATARIPLETLLGSNVAGTD; this comes from the coding sequence ATGGCCGGCGGCAGCCGCGAACCCGGCAGGACCGTGACCTCGAAAGTCCTCTCCATCCTGGAAGCCTTCGAAAAGTCGCGGGGTGCCCTCAGCCTGACCGATATCGCGGAAAAATCCGGGCTGCCGCTGAGCACCGCGCACCGGCTGGTCACTGAACTGGCGGACTGGGGCTTCCTCACGCGCCAACCCAACGGCCGCTACCAGCTTGGGATCCGCCTCTGGGAGCTCGCCCAAAACACCGGCCGGCAGCTCCGCGATGCGGCCCGCCCCTATGTCCAGGACCTGTTCTCGCTCACCGGCGAAACCGCGCACCTGGCCGTCCGGGCCGGCCACGAGGTGCTCTACATCGACCGCGTCTACGGCTCCAAGCGGGTGCCCCGCGCCGGCCGGGTCGGCGGCCGGCTGCCCATGCACGCGACCGCCGTCGGGAAGGTCATCCTGGCCTTCGAGGAGGACTGGGTCCGGGACGCGTACCTGAACCGGCAGCTGGAGCGGCATACTGCGCATACCCACGTGGACCGCAAGCGGCTGGCCGCGGAACTGGCGCAGATCCATGAGCAGGGCTACGCGACCACCCTGGAGGAAGTCCGGCTCGGCTCCTGCTCCATCGCCGTCCCGGTCTTCCACACCGGCAGGATCGGCGCCTCGATCGGCCTGGTGCTGCCCACGAACCAGGCCGCCACGATGACCCGGCACCTGCCGGTCCTGAAGGGCATCGCGGCCCAGATCGAGCGGGCCACGGCCCGGATCCCGCTCGAGACGCTGCTGGGCAGCAACGTCGCGGGGACGGACTGA
- a CDS encoding PEP/pyruvate-binding domain-containing protein — protein MESNEYIQFFDGGIEPALENLGGKGASLVTMTSAGMPVPPGFVVTTAQFDAFMEEAGITRHIHQLLADLDPEDMGQVDKVSSAIREDICSRPVPQAMRELTVGAYESLMSRFEAPVPVAVRSSATAEDLPDASFAGQQDTYLWLDGVKAVTEHIRQCWASLFTSRAIIYRLKNNIPNEGLSMAVVVQKMVNARVSGVAITMDPTNGDRSKITIDSSYGVGEMVVSGQVTPDNIKLDKVTLTVITEHLGDKHAELVPDAVAGRLVEREVDAERRGRRSLTDAELTAVAQMAKRAEKHYKCPQDIEWALDADLPDGENLLLLQSRPETVHSSKPAVPTAASTGGYFSGLSPSTVATAPAATRKV, from the coding sequence ATGGAAAGCAACGAATACATCCAGTTCTTCGACGGCGGCATTGAGCCGGCGCTCGAAAACCTCGGCGGCAAGGGCGCCTCCCTGGTCACCATGACTTCCGCCGGCATGCCCGTCCCGCCCGGCTTCGTGGTCACCACCGCCCAGTTCGACGCCTTTATGGAGGAAGCCGGGATCACCAGGCACATCCACCAGCTCCTGGCTGATCTGGACCCCGAGGACATGGGCCAGGTGGACAAGGTCTCCTCCGCCATCCGCGAGGACATCTGCTCCCGCCCGGTGCCGCAGGCGATGCGCGAACTCACCGTCGGCGCCTACGAATCCCTGATGTCCCGCTTCGAAGCGCCCGTCCCGGTCGCCGTGCGCTCCAGCGCCACCGCCGAGGACCTGCCGGACGCCTCCTTCGCCGGCCAGCAGGACACCTACCTCTGGCTCGACGGCGTCAAGGCCGTCACCGAACACATCCGCCAGTGCTGGGCCTCGCTCTTCACCTCCCGCGCCATCATCTACCGGCTCAAGAACAACATCCCCAACGAGGGCCTTTCGATGGCCGTGGTGGTGCAGAAGATGGTCAACGCACGCGTCTCCGGCGTCGCCATCACTATGGATCCCACTAACGGCGACCGCTCCAAGATCACCATCGACTCCTCCTACGGGGTGGGGGAGATGGTGGTCTCCGGGCAGGTTACCCCGGACAACATCAAGCTCGACAAGGTCACCTTGACCGTCATCACCGAGCACCTCGGCGACAAGCATGCCGAACTCGTCCCGGACGCCGTCGCCGGCCGCCTCGTGGAGCGGGAGGTCGACGCCGAACGCCGCGGCCGCCGCAGCCTCACCGACGCCGAACTCACCGCCGTCGCACAGATGGCCAAGCGCGCCGAAAAGCACTACAAGTGCCCGCAGGACATCGAATGGGCCCTCGACGCGGACCTGCCCGACGGCGAAAACCTGCTCCTGCTGCAGTCCCGCCCGGAAACCGTGCACTCCTCCAAGCCCGCCGTTCCGACGGCCGCCAGCACCGGCGGCTACTTCAGCGGGCTCAGCCCCTCGACGGTTGCAACGGCACCGGCAGCCACCCGAAAAGTTTGA
- a CDS encoding 5-oxoprolinase/urea amidolyase family protein, translating into MESAMEALTVHKVRAVRAVGTRAVLAELSGTQDVLALQSLLLGKPLPGQLDVLAAAQTVLVTADSPASARRIAARLLQLDLTAPVQRDGELVVIDTVYDGEDLAEVGRLTGLRTEGVIAAHSGQLWTVAFAGFAPGFGYMVGETQQLEVPRRSSPRTAVPAGSVALAGNYSAVYPRSSPGGWQLIGRTGAKMWDLGREQPALAAPGHRVRFRAVRDVVALVPEHPAQRAAPEAASGLRVLSPGLQSLVQDLGRHGHSALGVSTAGALDRASLRRANRLVGNAPSAAAIETVAGGLRVQAFGDQVIAVAGAPSELIIESPSDSGPLRTVPVATPFALLEGEILSIGAPASGFRSYLAVRGGVDAAPVLGSRSTDTMSGIGPAPLAAGQLLAAGGEAESGVVGHPELQPDFPGCGVTVLDVVPGPRADWFDQAALDSFTGQEWEVTPQSNRVGMRLRGTPLQRNRQGELPSEGTVAGALQVPPEGLPVLFLADHPVTGGYPVIAVVVDSQLDLAAQVPIGGTIRFRWAASEKSTAPSNTVNTTSERKASN; encoded by the coding sequence ATGGAGTCAGCAATGGAAGCCTTGACCGTGCACAAGGTCCGCGCCGTGCGGGCCGTGGGAACACGCGCGGTGCTCGCCGAGCTCTCCGGCACCCAGGATGTGCTGGCCCTGCAGTCGCTGCTCCTCGGGAAGCCGCTGCCGGGCCAGCTGGACGTGCTGGCCGCGGCCCAGACGGTCCTGGTCACGGCCGACTCGCCGGCCTCGGCCCGGCGGATCGCCGCCCGACTGCTGCAGCTCGACCTCACCGCTCCCGTCCAGCGTGACGGCGAACTGGTTGTCATCGACACCGTGTACGACGGCGAGGACCTCGCCGAAGTCGGCAGGCTGACCGGCCTCAGAACCGAGGGCGTGATCGCAGCCCATTCCGGCCAGCTCTGGACCGTGGCCTTCGCCGGTTTCGCGCCCGGATTCGGGTACATGGTGGGGGAGACCCAGCAACTGGAAGTGCCCCGTCGCAGCTCCCCGCGCACCGCCGTCCCGGCGGGCTCGGTGGCTCTGGCCGGGAACTATTCGGCCGTGTATCCGCGCAGCTCACCCGGCGGCTGGCAGCTGATCGGCCGGACGGGCGCGAAGATGTGGGACCTGGGCCGGGAGCAGCCCGCACTGGCCGCCCCCGGTCACCGCGTGCGGTTCCGCGCGGTCCGGGACGTTGTGGCACTGGTGCCGGAACACCCGGCCCAGCGTGCTGCTCCGGAGGCGGCTTCGGGCCTGCGGGTTCTCTCGCCGGGGCTGCAGAGCCTCGTCCAGGACCTTGGCCGGCATGGCCATTCGGCCCTGGGCGTCTCCACCGCCGGCGCGTTGGACCGTGCCTCACTGCGCCGTGCCAACCGCCTCGTCGGCAACGCGCCGTCGGCGGCCGCGATCGAAACCGTGGCCGGGGGACTCAGGGTGCAGGCCTTCGGGGACCAGGTCATCGCCGTCGCCGGGGCGCCGTCCGAGCTGATCATTGAGTCGCCGTCGGACTCCGGGCCACTGCGCACGGTGCCGGTGGCCACGCCCTTTGCCCTGCTCGAGGGGGAAATCCTGAGCATCGGTGCGCCGGCAAGCGGCTTCCGCAGCTACCTCGCCGTCCGCGGCGGCGTGGATGCCGCCCCGGTGCTGGGCAGCCGCTCCACGGACACCATGTCCGGGATCGGCCCCGCCCCGCTGGCCGCGGGGCAGCTGCTTGCCGCCGGTGGCGAGGCCGAATCCGGCGTCGTCGGACACCCGGAACTGCAGCCGGACTTCCCTGGCTGCGGGGTGACCGTGCTCGACGTCGTCCCCGGCCCGCGCGCCGACTGGTTCGACCAGGCGGCGCTGGACTCCTTCACCGGGCAGGAATGGGAAGTGACGCCGCAGTCCAACCGGGTGGGCATGCGCCTGCGGGGCACCCCGCTGCAGCGCAACCGCCAGGGCGAACTGCCCAGCGAGGGGACCGTGGCGGGCGCCCTGCAGGTCCCGCCGGAGGGGCTCCCCGTACTCTTCCTGGCCGACCACCCGGTCACCGGCGGCTACCCGGTGATCGCCGTGGTGGTCGACTCCCAGCTGGATCTCGCCGCGCAGGTCCCCATCGGCGGCACGATCCGCTTCCGCTGGGCGGCCTCCGAAAAGAGCACGGCCCCATCCAACACCGTAAACACCACTTCCGAACGAAAAGCGAGTAACTGA
- a CDS encoding excinuclease ABC subunit UvrA, whose translation MDITTTTPASPHPADSHELIRVQGARENNLKDISVEIPKRRLTVFTGVSGSGKSSLVFATIAAESQRMINETYSAFVQGFMPTLARPDVDILEGLTTAIIVDQERMGANPRSTVGTATDANAMLRILFSRLGSPHVGPPTAFSFNVPTRKASGVMSTEKSGRVEKSVVQNAVYLGGMCPRCEGMGSVSDFDLTALYDDSKSLSEGALTIPGYSMDGWYGRIFSGAGFDMDKPIAKYTKRELNDLLYKEPTKIKVEGINLTYEGLIPKIQKSMLSKDVDAMQPHIRAFVERAITFQACPECNGTRLSPEARSSKIQGKNIAELCEMQISDLAIWVRGLNEPSVAPLLKGLRHLLESFAEIGLGYLSLDRPAGTLSGGEAQRTKMIRHLGSSLTDITYVFDEPTIGLHPHDIERMNQLLLQLRDKGNTVLVVEHKPETIVIADHVVDLGPGAGTEGGEVVFEGTVEGLRDSDTITGRRFDDRATVKATVRTPSGALEVRGASTHNLKDVDVDIPLGVLAVVTGVAGSGKSSLIQGSVAGRDGVVVIDQGAIKGSRRSNPATYTGLLEPIRKAFAKANGVKPALFSSNSEGACPTCNGAGVIFTDLGVMATVESTCEDCEGRRFLASVLEYKLAGRNIAEVLAMSMTEAEVFFGEGEARTPAAHKILDRLVDVGLGYLSLGQPLTTLSGGERQRVKLATQMAEKGDVYVLDEPTTGLHLADVRNLLGLLDRLVDSGKSVVVIEHHQAVMAHADWIIDLGPGAGHDGGRIVFEGTPADLVAARSTLTGEHLAAYVGT comes from the coding sequence ATGGACATCACCACCACGACGCCGGCATCGCCGCATCCCGCCGACAGCCACGAGCTGATCCGCGTGCAGGGTGCGCGCGAGAACAACCTCAAGGACATCAGCGTCGAGATCCCGAAGCGCCGGCTGACGGTGTTCACCGGCGTCTCCGGCTCGGGTAAGAGCTCGCTCGTGTTCGCCACGATCGCCGCGGAATCGCAGCGGATGATCAACGAAACTTACAGCGCCTTTGTGCAGGGCTTTATGCCCACACTGGCACGGCCCGACGTCGACATCCTCGAAGGCCTGACGACCGCAATCATCGTCGACCAGGAGCGGATGGGCGCCAACCCCCGCTCCACGGTCGGCACCGCCACCGACGCCAATGCCATGCTCCGGATCCTCTTCAGCCGGCTCGGATCGCCGCATGTGGGGCCCCCCACGGCGTTCTCCTTCAACGTTCCGACCCGGAAGGCGAGCGGGGTGATGAGCACCGAGAAGAGCGGCAGGGTGGAGAAAAGCGTCGTCCAAAACGCCGTCTACCTTGGCGGTATGTGTCCGCGGTGCGAGGGCATGGGATCGGTCTCGGACTTCGACCTCACTGCGCTCTACGACGACAGCAAGTCGCTCAGCGAGGGTGCGCTCACGATCCCCGGATACAGCATGGACGGCTGGTACGGCCGCATCTTCAGCGGCGCTGGCTTCGACATGGACAAGCCCATCGCGAAGTACACCAAAAGGGAATTGAACGACCTGCTCTACAAAGAGCCCACCAAGATCAAGGTGGAGGGCATCAACCTCACCTATGAGGGTCTGATCCCGAAGATCCAAAAATCGATGCTCTCCAAGGATGTCGACGCGATGCAGCCGCACATCCGGGCGTTCGTGGAGCGCGCCATCACGTTTCAGGCCTGCCCCGAGTGCAACGGCACGCGGCTCAGCCCGGAGGCCAGGTCCTCGAAGATCCAGGGCAAGAACATCGCCGAATTGTGCGAGATGCAGATCAGCGACCTGGCCATCTGGGTCCGCGGGCTCAACGAGCCTTCGGTCGCGCCGCTCCTCAAAGGCCTGCGGCACCTGCTTGAGTCGTTCGCCGAAATCGGGCTGGGTTACCTCTCGCTCGACCGGCCTGCGGGCACCCTGTCCGGGGGAGAGGCCCAGCGCACCAAGATGATCCGGCACCTGGGCTCGTCCCTGACGGACATCACCTACGTCTTCGACGAGCCAACGATCGGCCTGCACCCGCATGACATCGAGCGGATGAACCAGCTGCTGCTGCAGCTGCGGGACAAGGGCAACACGGTGCTCGTCGTCGAGCACAAACCGGAGACCATCGTCATCGCTGACCACGTCGTTGACCTCGGCCCGGGCGCAGGCACTGAGGGCGGCGAGGTCGTGTTTGAGGGCACCGTCGAGGGGCTGCGGGACAGTGACACCATCACGGGCCGCCGCTTCGACGACCGCGCCACGGTTAAGGCGACGGTGCGCACGCCCTCGGGCGCGCTCGAGGTGCGTGGCGCATCGACGCACAACCTCAAGGACGTCGACGTCGACATCCCGCTCGGGGTCCTGGCCGTCGTCACCGGGGTGGCGGGCTCGGGCAAGAGCTCGCTGATCCAAGGCTCCGTGGCCGGCCGCGACGGTGTTGTGGTGATCGACCAGGGTGCCATCAAGGGGTCGCGGCGCAGCAACCCTGCGACGTACACAGGCCTTCTCGAGCCGATCCGCAAGGCGTTCGCGAAGGCCAACGGCGTGAAGCCGGCGCTGTTCAGCTCCAACTCGGAAGGCGCCTGTCCCACGTGCAACGGTGCGGGTGTCATCTTCACCGACCTGGGCGTTATGGCCACCGTCGAGTCCACCTGCGAAGACTGCGAGGGCAGGAGGTTCCTGGCGTCAGTCCTGGAATACAAGCTGGCTGGCCGCAACATCGCCGAGGTACTGGCAATGTCGATGACCGAGGCCGAGGTGTTCTTTGGCGAGGGAGAGGCCCGTACGCCGGCGGCGCACAAGATCCTTGACCGGCTCGTGGATGTCGGGCTCGGCTACCTCAGCCTCGGCCAGCCGCTCACGACACTGTCCGGCGGCGAGCGGCAGCGCGTCAAGCTGGCCACCCAGATGGCCGAGAAGGGTGACGTCTACGTCCTCGACGAGCCCACCACCGGCCTGCACCTCGCCGATGTCCGGAACCTGCTTGGCCTGCTCGACCGGCTCGTCGACTCCGGCAAGTCAGTCGTCGTCATCGAGCACCACCAGGCGGTCATGGCGCACGCCGACTGGATCATCGACCTCGGCCCCGGCGCCGGGCACGACGGCGGCAGGATCGTCTTCGAGGGCACCCCCGCGGACCTCGTCGCGGCCCGGTCCACCCTCACCGGCGAGCACCTGGCGGCCTACGTCGGCACCTGA
- a CDS encoding HD domain-containing protein: MTKLQPAANHSGLDASAGIEAEPDGVIALDPVLAALWELAAPFLKVRDNDAHTLYAFGLARALLDAHPEADAAVVLPAIMLHDIGWSQVPPAEVLQAIAPGGGRPDLVLLHEKEGARLAAGILEQAGYDAAKVPAILAIIDGHDSRREALSIEDSIVKDADKTWRLSPHGIDTVMDWFGLDRGQALRLCSQRVHGHLFTPEARAMARALSALESVTLWPQRQVLLR; this comes from the coding sequence ATGACCAAACTGCAGCCTGCTGCCAACCACTCCGGCCTGGATGCCTCCGCGGGAATCGAGGCGGAGCCCGACGGTGTCATCGCCCTCGACCCGGTGTTGGCCGCCCTCTGGGAGCTCGCCGCACCGTTCCTGAAGGTGCGGGACAACGACGCCCATACGCTCTACGCCTTCGGGCTCGCCCGCGCCCTGCTGGACGCGCACCCGGAGGCGGACGCCGCCGTCGTCCTTCCTGCGATCATGCTGCACGACATCGGCTGGTCGCAGGTGCCGCCGGCGGAGGTCCTGCAGGCGATTGCCCCCGGCGGGGGCAGGCCGGACCTGGTGCTGCTGCACGAGAAGGAGGGTGCCCGGCTGGCCGCCGGCATCCTTGAACAGGCCGGGTACGACGCCGCGAAGGTGCCGGCCATCCTGGCCATCATCGACGGCCATGACTCCCGGCGCGAGGCCCTCTCGATCGAGGACTCGATCGTCAAGGACGCCGACAAAACCTGGCGGCTCAGCCCCCACGGCATCGACACCGTGATGGACTGGTTCGGCCTGGACCGCGGGCAGGCCCTCCGCCTCTGCAGCCAGCGCGTCCACGGTCACCTGTTCACGCCGGAAGCGCGTGCCATGGCGCGGGCGCTGTCCGCGCTCGAATCCGTGACCCTGTGGCCGCAGCGGCAGGTGCTCTTGCGCTGA
- a CDS encoding cytochrome P450 has protein sequence MSSSTETAGRCPIGHGAEAPAGHHGYEPFQMKDPFPAYAELRAEQPVMFDERIGLYVVSRYDDIKAVFEDWETFSSENAQAPVRERGAAAKKIMEDGGFTAYSGLSARRPPEHTRIRAVVQKAFTPRRYKALEPFIRQNVVELLEKMLARPEHRGDMVKDLAYDVPTITILTLIGADVSQVDTFKRWSDSRAAMTWGDLSDEEQIPHAHNLVEYWQECLRLVKVAHEEGGDNLTADLVKAQQEGAEISDHEIASVLYSLLFAGHETTTTLISNALRELLGRPEQWKQLVQDPKKIPAAIDEVLRYAGSIVGWRRKALKDTEVGGVKIPEGAQLLLLMGSANRDDTKFDAGEDFDITRPNAREHLSFGFGIHYCLGNMLAKLQAKIALEEVARLAPELQLENPEAITFRENLSFRVPETVPVSWKA, from the coding sequence ATGTCATCGTCGACTGAAACGGCCGGCCGCTGTCCCATTGGGCACGGCGCCGAAGCCCCCGCCGGGCACCACGGCTACGAGCCGTTCCAGATGAAGGATCCCTTCCCCGCCTACGCCGAACTCCGGGCCGAGCAGCCCGTCATGTTCGACGAGCGGATCGGCCTGTATGTCGTCTCCCGCTATGACGACATCAAGGCCGTCTTCGAAGACTGGGAGACCTTCTCCAGCGAAAACGCCCAGGCCCCAGTCCGCGAACGCGGAGCCGCGGCCAAGAAGATCATGGAAGACGGCGGCTTCACCGCCTACTCGGGCCTGTCCGCCCGACGCCCGCCGGAGCACACCCGCATCCGCGCGGTCGTCCAGAAGGCCTTCACGCCCCGCCGGTACAAGGCGCTCGAACCCTTCATCCGGCAGAACGTCGTCGAACTCCTCGAGAAGATGCTGGCCCGCCCGGAACACCGCGGCGACATGGTCAAGGACCTCGCCTACGACGTCCCCACCATCACCATCCTGACCCTCATCGGCGCGGACGTCTCCCAGGTGGACACCTTCAAGCGCTGGTCCGACTCCCGCGCCGCGATGACCTGGGGCGACCTGTCCGACGAGGAGCAGATCCCGCACGCCCACAACCTCGTGGAGTACTGGCAGGAGTGCCTGCGCCTGGTCAAGGTCGCCCACGAGGAAGGCGGCGACAACCTCACCGCGGACCTGGTCAAGGCGCAGCAGGAAGGCGCCGAGATCTCGGACCATGAGATCGCCTCCGTCCTCTACAGCCTGCTCTTCGCCGGGCACGAGACCACCACCACGCTGATCTCCAACGCCCTGCGCGAACTCCTGGGCCGCCCCGAGCAGTGGAAGCAGCTCGTCCAGGACCCCAAGAAGATCCCCGCCGCGATCGACGAGGTCCTGCGCTACGCCGGCTCGATTGTCGGCTGGCGCCGCAAGGCCCTCAAGGATACAGAGGTGGGTGGGGTGAAGATCCCCGAAGGGGCGCAGCTGCTGCTCCTGATGGGCTCCGCCAACCGCGACGACACCAAGTTCGACGCCGGCGAGGACTTCGACATCACCCGCCCGAACGCCCGTGAGCACCTCTCCTTCGGGTTCGGCATCCACTACTGCCTGGGCAACATGCTCGCCAAGCTCCAGGCCAAAATCGCGCTCGAGGAAGTGGCCCGGCTCGCCCCGGAGCTGCAGCTGGAGAACCCGGAGGCCATCACCTTCCGTGAAAACCTCTCCTTCCGCGTCCCCGAGACCGTCCCCGTCAGCTGGAAGGCCTAA